CATCTACGAAGTCGCCAAATACCTGACGCTGACAAAGCACTATATGTTGCAGAGCTCTTTCGTCTGCTCCACAAAGCTGCTGGACGGCATGTCCGCCGAGGACCGGGAATTTTTCCTGAAGACGATCCGGGAGACCGCCACCGAATACAGCCTGATCATCGCGTCGGAAGAGACGAAATTCTACGATCAGATGAAGGAAAAGGGCGAGACGATCACCGAAGTGGATCTGAAGGAGTGGCAGGACGCCATCGCGCCCCTGTATACGAACAACGATCTGAAATTCACCGAAGGGCTCAAAGACAGATTGTTCAAAGAACTGGGCCTGTAAGACGCGACAACGCAAAAAATCCTGAGGAGGGAGCGGCGGGGATAATCCCCGCCAGCGAACTCCTCTGTTTGCAAATACGGAGGTCCTATGAAAAAAATCTACGCGGCCTTTTGCAAGATTGAGGTCGTTTTGTGTTGCGCGGGCTTCATGTTTCTGATTGCCTTCGTCTTTCTATCGGCCATATTGCGCATGTTTCGGGTATCTCTTTCCTGGAATATCGACCTGGCCATGCTGCTCTTGGCCTGGACGGCCTTTATGGGGGCCGATATCGCCTGGCGGAGCGGGCAGTTGGTGGGGATTGATCTCTTTACCCGGAATTTTCCCGAACGCGTGCAAAGAGGCGTCGAAATCCTGATTTACGTTATCATTCTCATTACGATGGCCGTGATCTTTATTTTCGGCATGCGCCTCGCCTGGACCGAACGGGTCCGGACCTACCAGTCCATGCCGATCCCTTACTCATTGGTCACGCTGGGATTGGCGCTTCCGGCCGCTTCCATGGTCATCTCGACAATCCTCAAAATCCGCGGCGCCGTCGGGCGTTACGGCCAAACGGGAGGTGGGCGATAGCATGGGCTTACTGATCTCCTGCTTTGTGATTTTTCTCGTTCTCGGCATGCCGATTGCTTTCGTGATCGGGATCGCCGGTTTCGCCTATTTCGCGTCCCAGGCCATTCTGCCCTTTGAGGGAGCCGTGCAGATGGTCGTGCTTCAGAGCCAGTCTTTCGCCTTTCTGGCTGTCCCCTTCTTTATTTTCGCGGGGAATCTCATGAACGTTTCGGGCATTACGGAGCATCTGCTGAGCCTCGCGCGGCTTTTGACCCGGCGCATGTATGGCGGAACGGCCCAGATCAGCGTTGTCTTGAGTACGCTCATGGGGGGCGTATCGGGCTCGGCCACGGCGGACGCCGCCATGGAGACCCGGATCCTCGCTCCGGAGATGATGCGGATCGGTTACAGCAAAGGCTATATCTGCTCGGTCAACTGCCTCACGGCCCTGATTACGGCCACGATCCCGCCGAGCCTGGGGCTCATTATTTTCGGCTTTGTCGGGGAAGTCTCCATCGCACGGCTCTTCGC
Above is a window of Fusobacteriaceae bacterium DNA encoding:
- a CDS encoding TRAP transporter small permease subunit, with amino-acid sequence MKKIYAAFCKIEVVLCCAGFMFLIAFVFLSAILRMFRVSLSWNIDLAMLLLAWTAFMGADIAWRSGQLVGIDLFTRNFPERVQRGVEILIYVIILITMAVIFIFGMRLAWTERVRTYQSMPIPYSLVTLGLALPAASMVISTILKIRGAVGRYGQTGGGR